Proteins encoded by one window of Chaetodon trifascialis isolate fChaTrf1 chromosome 15, fChaTrf1.hap1, whole genome shotgun sequence:
- the mgp gene encoding matrix Gla protein, with amino-acid sequence MRRFLHFLAVCAAVSLCVCYESHESTESIEDLFVPPNQANSFITPQRGNVYSPPRGNGLNHYNFMRTVKSPAERRAETCEDYSPCRFYAYRHGFQQAYQRYFGSRNQPQRPAGTRRY; translated from the exons ATGAGGAGgtttcttcattttctggcAGTCTGTGCTGcggtttctctctgtgtctgctaTG AGTCTCATGAAAGCACAGAATCCATTGAAG ATTTGTTTGTGCCTCCAAACCAAGCCAACTCATTCATCACACCACAGAGGGGCAACGTATACAGCCCACCCAGAGGGAATGGCTTGAACCATTACAACTTCATGAG GACGGTGAAGTCTCCAGCGGAGAGGCGTGCAGAGACCTGTGAAGACTACTCTCCCTGCCGCTTCTATGCCTACCGCCACGGCTTTCAGCAGGCTTACCAGAGATACTTTGGCTCCCGAAATCAACCTCAGAGACCAGCTGGGACTCGCCGATACTAA